The following proteins are co-located in the Eubalaena glacialis isolate mEubGla1 chromosome 14, mEubGla1.1.hap2.+ XY, whole genome shotgun sequence genome:
- the PKDCC gene encoding extracellular tyrosine-protein kinase PKDCC isoform X2, giving the protein MRRRRAAVAAGFCASFLLGSVLNVLFAPGSEPPRPGQSPGPSPDPGPGRRGGRGELARQIRARYEEVQRYSRGGPGPGAGRPERRRLMDLAPGGPGLQRPRPPRARPLPDGAPGWPPAPGPGSPGPGSSGPGPRLGCAALRNVSGAQYVGSGYTKAVYRVRLPGGVAVALKAVDFSGHDLGSCVREFGARRGCYRLAAHKLLKEMVLLERLRHPNVLQLYGYCYQDSEDIPDTLTTITELGAPVEMIQLLQTSWEDRFRICLSLGRLLHHLAHSPLGSVTLLDFRPRQFVLVDGELKVTDLDDARVEETPCTGSADCTLEFPARNFTLPCSAQGWCEAMNEKRNVYNAYRFFFTYLLPHSAPPSLRPLLDSIVNATAPCTLQESSPGGWTRPWPSWRRCCTCTGAGSIYRTPQRPAEPSTSTSQAVPSPRKTTAAGHPTTTEAASFQCSTWPRLWTSVRAMPSARPLWSPTRPLGQVSQWERTS; this is encoded by the exons ATGCGGCGCCGGCGGGCGGCGGTGGCCGCGGGTTTCTGCGCCTCCTTCCTGCTGGGCTCGGTCCTCAACGTGCTCTTCGCACCGGGCTCGGAGCCTCCGCGGCCAGGCCAGTCCCCCGGGCCCTCGCCAGACCCGGGCCCGGGCCGTCGCGGGGGCCGCGGGGAGCTGGCCCGGCAGATCCGAGCGCGCTACGAGGAGGTGCAGCGCTATTCCCGCGGGGGCCCCGGTCCCGGGGCCGGCCGGCCGGAGCGGCGGCGCCTGATGGACCTAGCTCCGGGCGGCCCGGGCCTGCAGCGTCCCCGCCCCCCGCGGGCCCGGCCCCTGCCCGACGGCGCTCCGGGCTGGCCCCCGGCTCCTGGCCCGGGCTCCCCCGGCCCGGGATCCTCCGGCCCGGGCCCGCGCCTGGGCTGCGCCGCGCTCCGTAACGTGTCCGGCGCACAGTACGTGGGCTCCGGCTACACCAAGGCCGTGTACCGGGTCCGCCTGCCCGGCGGCGTCGCGGTGGCGCTCAAGGCGGTGGACTTCAGCGGCCACGATCTGGGCAGCTGTGTGCGCGAGTTCGGGGCGCGGAGGGGCTGCTATCGGCTGGCGGCCCACAAGCTGCTCAAGGAGATGGTGCTGCTGGAGCGGCTGCGGCACCCCAACGTGCTGCAG CTCTATGGCTACTGCTACCAGGACAGCGAGGACATCCCGGACACCCTGACCACCATCACGGAGCTGGGCGCCCCTGTGGAAATGATCCAGCTGCTGCAGACTTCCTGGGAGGATCGCTTCCGA ATCTGCCTGAGCCTGGGCCGCCTCCTCCACCACCTGGCCCACTCCCCACTGGGCTCGGTCACTCTGCTGGACTTCCGCCCCCGACAGTTCGTGCTGGTGGATGGGGAACTGAAGGTGACGGATCTGGATGACGCCCGCGTGGAGGAGACACCGTGCACAGGCAGCGCTGACTGCACACTCGAGTTCCCAGCCAGGAACTTCACCCTGCCCTGCTCAGCCCAGGGCTGGTGCGAGGCCATGAATGAGAAACGCAACGTCTACAATGCCTACAG GTTTTTCTTCACATACCTCCTGCCCCATAGTGCCCCACCCTCACTGCGGCCTCTCTTGGACAGCATTGTCAACGCCACAG CACCGTGCACTCTGCAGGAGAGCTCACCTGGGGGGTGGACGAGACCCTGGCCCAGCTGGAGAAGGTGCTGCACCTGTACCGGAGCGGGCAGTATCTACAGAACTCCACAGAGGCCGGCAGAGCCG AGTACCAGCACCTCCCAGGCAGTACCATCCCCCAGGAAGACTACCGCTGCTGGCCATCCTACCACCACGGAAGCTGCCTCCTTTCAGTGTTCAACCTGGCCGAGGCTGTGGACATCTGTGAGAGCCATGCCCAGTGCCAGGCCTTTGTGGTCACCAACCAGACCACTTGGACAGGTGAGCCAGTGGGAAAGGACATCCTGA
- the PKDCC gene encoding extracellular tyrosine-protein kinase PKDCC isoform X4 yields the protein MRRRRAAVAAGFCASFLLGSVLNVLFAPGSEPPRPGQSPGPSPDPGPGRRGGRGELARQIRARYEEVQRYSRGGPGPGAGRPERRRLMDLAPGGPGLQRPRPPRARPLPDGAPGWPPAPGPGSPGPGSSGPGPRLGCAALRNVSGAQYVGSGYTKAVYRVRLPGGVAVALKAVDFSGHDLGSCVREFGARRGCYRLAAHKLLKEMVLLERLRHPNVLQLYGYCYQDSEDIPDTLTTITELGAPVEMIQLLQTSWEDRFRICLSLGRLLHHLAHSPLGSVTLLDFRPRQFVLVDGELKVTDLDDARVEETPCTGSADCTLEFPARNFTLPCSAQGWCEAMNEKRNVYNAYRFFFTYLLPHSAPPSLRPLLDSIVNATAPCTLQESSPGGWTRPWPSWRRCCTCTGAGSIYRTPQRPAEPKLHD from the exons ATGCGGCGCCGGCGGGCGGCGGTGGCCGCGGGTTTCTGCGCCTCCTTCCTGCTGGGCTCGGTCCTCAACGTGCTCTTCGCACCGGGCTCGGAGCCTCCGCGGCCAGGCCAGTCCCCCGGGCCCTCGCCAGACCCGGGCCCGGGCCGTCGCGGGGGCCGCGGGGAGCTGGCCCGGCAGATCCGAGCGCGCTACGAGGAGGTGCAGCGCTATTCCCGCGGGGGCCCCGGTCCCGGGGCCGGCCGGCCGGAGCGGCGGCGCCTGATGGACCTAGCTCCGGGCGGCCCGGGCCTGCAGCGTCCCCGCCCCCCGCGGGCCCGGCCCCTGCCCGACGGCGCTCCGGGCTGGCCCCCGGCTCCTGGCCCGGGCTCCCCCGGCCCGGGATCCTCCGGCCCGGGCCCGCGCCTGGGCTGCGCCGCGCTCCGTAACGTGTCCGGCGCACAGTACGTGGGCTCCGGCTACACCAAGGCCGTGTACCGGGTCCGCCTGCCCGGCGGCGTCGCGGTGGCGCTCAAGGCGGTGGACTTCAGCGGCCACGATCTGGGCAGCTGTGTGCGCGAGTTCGGGGCGCGGAGGGGCTGCTATCGGCTGGCGGCCCACAAGCTGCTCAAGGAGATGGTGCTGCTGGAGCGGCTGCGGCACCCCAACGTGCTGCAG CTCTATGGCTACTGCTACCAGGACAGCGAGGACATCCCGGACACCCTGACCACCATCACGGAGCTGGGCGCCCCTGTGGAAATGATCCAGCTGCTGCAGACTTCCTGGGAGGATCGCTTCCGA ATCTGCCTGAGCCTGGGCCGCCTCCTCCACCACCTGGCCCACTCCCCACTGGGCTCGGTCACTCTGCTGGACTTCCGCCCCCGACAGTTCGTGCTGGTGGATGGGGAACTGAAGGTGACGGATCTGGATGACGCCCGCGTGGAGGAGACACCGTGCACAGGCAGCGCTGACTGCACACTCGAGTTCCCAGCCAGGAACTTCACCCTGCCCTGCTCAGCCCAGGGCTGGTGCGAGGCCATGAATGAGAAACGCAACGTCTACAATGCCTACAG GTTTTTCTTCACATACCTCCTGCCCCATAGTGCCCCACCCTCACTGCGGCCTCTCTTGGACAGCATTGTCAACGCCACAG CACCGTGCACTCTGCAGGAGAGCTCACCTGGGGGGTGGACGAGACCCTGGCCCAGCTGGAGAAGGTGCTGCACCTGTACCGGAGCGGGCAGTATCTACAGAACTCCACAGAGGCCGGCAGAGCCG AAACTCCATGACTGA
- the PKDCC gene encoding extracellular tyrosine-protein kinase PKDCC isoform X5, translated as MRRRRAAVAAGFCASFLLGSVLNVLFAPGSEPPRPGQSPGPSPDPGPGRRGGRGELARQIRARYEEVQRYSRGGPGPGAGRPERRRLMDLAPGGPGLQRPRPPRARPLPDGAPGWPPAPGPGSPGPGSSGPGPRLGCAALRNVSGAQYVGSGYTKAVYRVRLPGGVAVALKAVDFSGHDLGSCVREFGARRGCYRLAAHKLLKEMVLLERLRHPNVLQLYGYCYQDSEDIPDTLTTITELGAPVEMIQLLQTSWEDRFRICLSLGRLLHHLAHSPLGSVTLLDFRPRQFVLVDGELKVTDLDDARVEETPCTGSADCTLEFPARNFTLPCSAQGWCEAMNEKRNVYNAYRFFFTYLLPHSAPPSLRPLLDSIVNATGELTWGVDETLAQLEKVLHLYRSGQYLQNSTEAGRAETP; from the exons ATGCGGCGCCGGCGGGCGGCGGTGGCCGCGGGTTTCTGCGCCTCCTTCCTGCTGGGCTCGGTCCTCAACGTGCTCTTCGCACCGGGCTCGGAGCCTCCGCGGCCAGGCCAGTCCCCCGGGCCCTCGCCAGACCCGGGCCCGGGCCGTCGCGGGGGCCGCGGGGAGCTGGCCCGGCAGATCCGAGCGCGCTACGAGGAGGTGCAGCGCTATTCCCGCGGGGGCCCCGGTCCCGGGGCCGGCCGGCCGGAGCGGCGGCGCCTGATGGACCTAGCTCCGGGCGGCCCGGGCCTGCAGCGTCCCCGCCCCCCGCGGGCCCGGCCCCTGCCCGACGGCGCTCCGGGCTGGCCCCCGGCTCCTGGCCCGGGCTCCCCCGGCCCGGGATCCTCCGGCCCGGGCCCGCGCCTGGGCTGCGCCGCGCTCCGTAACGTGTCCGGCGCACAGTACGTGGGCTCCGGCTACACCAAGGCCGTGTACCGGGTCCGCCTGCCCGGCGGCGTCGCGGTGGCGCTCAAGGCGGTGGACTTCAGCGGCCACGATCTGGGCAGCTGTGTGCGCGAGTTCGGGGCGCGGAGGGGCTGCTATCGGCTGGCGGCCCACAAGCTGCTCAAGGAGATGGTGCTGCTGGAGCGGCTGCGGCACCCCAACGTGCTGCAG CTCTATGGCTACTGCTACCAGGACAGCGAGGACATCCCGGACACCCTGACCACCATCACGGAGCTGGGCGCCCCTGTGGAAATGATCCAGCTGCTGCAGACTTCCTGGGAGGATCGCTTCCGA ATCTGCCTGAGCCTGGGCCGCCTCCTCCACCACCTGGCCCACTCCCCACTGGGCTCGGTCACTCTGCTGGACTTCCGCCCCCGACAGTTCGTGCTGGTGGATGGGGAACTGAAGGTGACGGATCTGGATGACGCCCGCGTGGAGGAGACACCGTGCACAGGCAGCGCTGACTGCACACTCGAGTTCCCAGCCAGGAACTTCACCCTGCCCTGCTCAGCCCAGGGCTGGTGCGAGGCCATGAATGAGAAACGCAACGTCTACAATGCCTACAG GTTTTTCTTCACATACCTCCTGCCCCATAGTGCCCCACCCTCACTGCGGCCTCTCTTGGACAGCATTGTCAACGCCACAG GAGAGCTCACCTGGGGGGTGGACGAGACCCTGGCCCAGCTGGAGAAGGTGCTGCACCTGTACCGGAGCGGGCAGTATCTACAGAACTCCACAGAGGCCGGCAGAGCCG AAACTCCATGA
- the PKDCC gene encoding extracellular tyrosine-protein kinase PKDCC isoform X3, with the protein MRRRRAAVAAGFCASFLLGSVLNVLFAPGSEPPRPGQSPGPSPDPGPGRRGGRGELARQIRARYEEVQRYSRGGPGPGAGRPERRRLMDLAPGGPGLQRPRPPRARPLPDGAPGWPPAPGPGSPGPGSSGPGPRLGCAALRNVSGAQYVGSGYTKAVYRVRLPGGVAVALKAVDFSGHDLGSCVREFGARRGCYRLAAHKLLKEMVLLERLRHPNVLQLYGYCYQDSEDIPDTLTTITELGAPVEMIQLLQTSWEDRFRICLSLGRLLHHLAHSPLGSVTLLDFRPRQFVLVDGELKVTDLDDARVEETPCTGSADCTLEFPARNFTLPCSAQGWCEAMNEKRNVYNAYRFFFTYLLPHSAPPSLRPLLDSIVNATAPCTLQESSPGGWTRPWPSWRRCCTCTGAGSIYRTPQRPAEPSTSTSQAVPSPRKTTAAGHPTTTEAASFQCSTWPRLWTSVRAMPSARPLWSPTRPLGQVGN; encoded by the exons ATGCGGCGCCGGCGGGCGGCGGTGGCCGCGGGTTTCTGCGCCTCCTTCCTGCTGGGCTCGGTCCTCAACGTGCTCTTCGCACCGGGCTCGGAGCCTCCGCGGCCAGGCCAGTCCCCCGGGCCCTCGCCAGACCCGGGCCCGGGCCGTCGCGGGGGCCGCGGGGAGCTGGCCCGGCAGATCCGAGCGCGCTACGAGGAGGTGCAGCGCTATTCCCGCGGGGGCCCCGGTCCCGGGGCCGGCCGGCCGGAGCGGCGGCGCCTGATGGACCTAGCTCCGGGCGGCCCGGGCCTGCAGCGTCCCCGCCCCCCGCGGGCCCGGCCCCTGCCCGACGGCGCTCCGGGCTGGCCCCCGGCTCCTGGCCCGGGCTCCCCCGGCCCGGGATCCTCCGGCCCGGGCCCGCGCCTGGGCTGCGCCGCGCTCCGTAACGTGTCCGGCGCACAGTACGTGGGCTCCGGCTACACCAAGGCCGTGTACCGGGTCCGCCTGCCCGGCGGCGTCGCGGTGGCGCTCAAGGCGGTGGACTTCAGCGGCCACGATCTGGGCAGCTGTGTGCGCGAGTTCGGGGCGCGGAGGGGCTGCTATCGGCTGGCGGCCCACAAGCTGCTCAAGGAGATGGTGCTGCTGGAGCGGCTGCGGCACCCCAACGTGCTGCAG CTCTATGGCTACTGCTACCAGGACAGCGAGGACATCCCGGACACCCTGACCACCATCACGGAGCTGGGCGCCCCTGTGGAAATGATCCAGCTGCTGCAGACTTCCTGGGAGGATCGCTTCCGA ATCTGCCTGAGCCTGGGCCGCCTCCTCCACCACCTGGCCCACTCCCCACTGGGCTCGGTCACTCTGCTGGACTTCCGCCCCCGACAGTTCGTGCTGGTGGATGGGGAACTGAAGGTGACGGATCTGGATGACGCCCGCGTGGAGGAGACACCGTGCACAGGCAGCGCTGACTGCACACTCGAGTTCCCAGCCAGGAACTTCACCCTGCCCTGCTCAGCCCAGGGCTGGTGCGAGGCCATGAATGAGAAACGCAACGTCTACAATGCCTACAG GTTTTTCTTCACATACCTCCTGCCCCATAGTGCCCCACCCTCACTGCGGCCTCTCTTGGACAGCATTGTCAACGCCACAG CACCGTGCACTCTGCAGGAGAGCTCACCTGGGGGGTGGACGAGACCCTGGCCCAGCTGGAGAAGGTGCTGCACCTGTACCGGAGCGGGCAGTATCTACAGAACTCCACAGAGGCCGGCAGAGCCG AGTACCAGCACCTCCCAGGCAGTACCATCCCCCAGGAAGACTACCGCTGCTGGCCATCCTACCACCACGGAAGCTGCCTCCTTTCAGTGTTCAACCTGGCCGAGGCTGTGGACATCTGTGAGAGCCATGCCCAGTGCCAGGCCTTTGTGGTCACCAACCAGACCACTTGGACAG GTCGGCAACTAG
- the PKDCC gene encoding extracellular tyrosine-protein kinase PKDCC isoform X1, giving the protein MRRRRAAVAAGFCASFLLGSVLNVLFAPGSEPPRPGQSPGPSPDPGPGRRGGRGELARQIRARYEEVQRYSRGGPGPGAGRPERRRLMDLAPGGPGLQRPRPPRARPLPDGAPGWPPAPGPGSPGPGSSGPGPRLGCAALRNVSGAQYVGSGYTKAVYRVRLPGGVAVALKAVDFSGHDLGSCVREFGARRGCYRLAAHKLLKEMVLLERLRHPNVLQLYGYCYQDSEDIPDTLTTITELGAPVEMIQLLQTSWEDRFRICLSLGRLLHHLAHSPLGSVTLLDFRPRQFVLVDGELKVTDLDDARVEETPCTGSADCTLEFPARNFTLPCSAQGWCEAMNEKRNVYNAYRFFFTYLLPHSAPPSLRPLLDSIVNATGELTWGVDETLAQLEKVLHLYRSGQYLQNSTEAGRAEYQHLPGSTIPQEDYRCWPSYHHGSCLLSVFNLAEAVDICESHAQCQAFVVTNQTTWTGRQLVFFKTGWSHVVPDPSKTTYVRASG; this is encoded by the exons ATGCGGCGCCGGCGGGCGGCGGTGGCCGCGGGTTTCTGCGCCTCCTTCCTGCTGGGCTCGGTCCTCAACGTGCTCTTCGCACCGGGCTCGGAGCCTCCGCGGCCAGGCCAGTCCCCCGGGCCCTCGCCAGACCCGGGCCCGGGCCGTCGCGGGGGCCGCGGGGAGCTGGCCCGGCAGATCCGAGCGCGCTACGAGGAGGTGCAGCGCTATTCCCGCGGGGGCCCCGGTCCCGGGGCCGGCCGGCCGGAGCGGCGGCGCCTGATGGACCTAGCTCCGGGCGGCCCGGGCCTGCAGCGTCCCCGCCCCCCGCGGGCCCGGCCCCTGCCCGACGGCGCTCCGGGCTGGCCCCCGGCTCCTGGCCCGGGCTCCCCCGGCCCGGGATCCTCCGGCCCGGGCCCGCGCCTGGGCTGCGCCGCGCTCCGTAACGTGTCCGGCGCACAGTACGTGGGCTCCGGCTACACCAAGGCCGTGTACCGGGTCCGCCTGCCCGGCGGCGTCGCGGTGGCGCTCAAGGCGGTGGACTTCAGCGGCCACGATCTGGGCAGCTGTGTGCGCGAGTTCGGGGCGCGGAGGGGCTGCTATCGGCTGGCGGCCCACAAGCTGCTCAAGGAGATGGTGCTGCTGGAGCGGCTGCGGCACCCCAACGTGCTGCAG CTCTATGGCTACTGCTACCAGGACAGCGAGGACATCCCGGACACCCTGACCACCATCACGGAGCTGGGCGCCCCTGTGGAAATGATCCAGCTGCTGCAGACTTCCTGGGAGGATCGCTTCCGA ATCTGCCTGAGCCTGGGCCGCCTCCTCCACCACCTGGCCCACTCCCCACTGGGCTCGGTCACTCTGCTGGACTTCCGCCCCCGACAGTTCGTGCTGGTGGATGGGGAACTGAAGGTGACGGATCTGGATGACGCCCGCGTGGAGGAGACACCGTGCACAGGCAGCGCTGACTGCACACTCGAGTTCCCAGCCAGGAACTTCACCCTGCCCTGCTCAGCCCAGGGCTGGTGCGAGGCCATGAATGAGAAACGCAACGTCTACAATGCCTACAG GTTTTTCTTCACATACCTCCTGCCCCATAGTGCCCCACCCTCACTGCGGCCTCTCTTGGACAGCATTGTCAACGCCACAG GAGAGCTCACCTGGGGGGTGGACGAGACCCTGGCCCAGCTGGAGAAGGTGCTGCACCTGTACCGGAGCGGGCAGTATCTACAGAACTCCACAGAGGCCGGCAGAGCCG AGTACCAGCACCTCCCAGGCAGTACCATCCCCCAGGAAGACTACCGCTGCTGGCCATCCTACCACCACGGAAGCTGCCTCCTTTCAGTGTTCAACCTGGCCGAGGCTGTGGACATCTGTGAGAGCCATGCCCAGTGCCAGGCCTTTGTGGTCACCAACCAGACCACTTGGACAG GTCGGCAACTAGTCTTTTTCAAGACAGGATGGAGCCACGTGGTCCCTGATCCCAGCAAGACCACATATGTGAGGGCCTCTGGCTGA